In Elusimicrobiota bacterium, one genomic interval encodes:
- a CDS encoding dihydroorotase, with protein sequence MNNDILLKNGTVVDPVNRVNAKLDVYISGGKVKKVGKSISVPPGDTTTVIDITGKIVIPGLVDMHTHLREPGEEDEETIKSGTRAAAAGGVTTVCCMPNTHPVTDNQAAVEFILLKAKNEGVVNVHPIGAVTKKQEGIEIAEIGELKKVGVVAISDDGHSIMNAQVMRRALEYAKMFGLPLIAHCEDIDLSVDGVMNEGFTSTKLGLKGIPSEAEEVMVSRDLMLAELTTGILHIAHVSTAGSVELIRQAKRRGVKVTAETAPHYFTLTDEIVEKYDANAKMNPPLRTAADVAAIKKGIADGTIDCIASDHAPHTDEEKNKEFGYAPFGIIGLETILPLTITYLVKTKVLSLSDAVKKLAVNPSKILGLNRGNIKPGSVADITVIDINTYRKVDKKFVSQSANSPFVGFNLTGYPVLTIVNGKIVYQYKK encoded by the coding sequence ATGAATAATGATATATTACTGAAAAACGGTACGGTGGTAGATCCGGTTAACCGCGTTAACGCGAAACTTGATGTTTATATCTCCGGCGGGAAAGTTAAGAAAGTTGGGAAGTCAATCTCCGTGCCTCCGGGTGATACAACAACAGTTATTGATATTACCGGCAAAATAGTTATCCCCGGCCTAGTTGATATGCACACGCATTTGCGTGAACCCGGAGAAGAGGATGAGGAAACTATTAAGTCCGGAACACGCGCAGCTGCAGCTGGTGGTGTGACAACCGTGTGTTGTATGCCAAACACGCATCCTGTTACTGATAACCAGGCGGCAGTAGAGTTTATACTTCTCAAAGCTAAGAATGAAGGCGTGGTGAATGTTCATCCTATTGGCGCGGTGACTAAGAAACAGGAAGGTATAGAGATCGCGGAAATCGGTGAACTAAAAAAAGTCGGGGTGGTTGCAATTTCGGATGACGGGCATTCAATCATGAACGCACAGGTTATGCGCCGTGCGTTGGAGTACGCAAAAATGTTTGGGTTGCCCTTGATTGCGCATTGCGAGGATATTGATCTTAGTGTTGATGGTGTGATGAATGAAGGGTTTACCTCCACAAAACTTGGGCTTAAGGGTATACCAAGCGAAGCTGAGGAAGTAATGGTTTCCCGTGACCTTATGCTCGCGGAACTAACTACCGGTATACTGCATATCGCGCATGTAAGTACCGCAGGGTCGGTTGAGCTTATACGCCAGGCGAAACGGCGCGGGGTGAAAGTAACAGCAGAAACTGCACCGCATTATTTTACGCTTACCGACGAGATTGTTGAGAAGTATGATGCAAACGCTAAGATGAACCCTCCACTGCGTACCGCCGCGGATGTTGCAGCAATAAAAAAAGGTATTGCGGATGGAACGATAGACTGTATCGCAAGTGATCATGCGCCGCATACTGATGAAGAGAAGAATAAAGAGTTTGGGTACGCACCGTTTGGGATTATTGGATTGGAAACAATACTGCCGTTGACTATAACGTATCTTGTGAAAACTAAGGTGTTATCTTTATCCGATGCTGTGAAGAAGCTGGCAGTAAATCCATCAAAAATACTTGGGCTTAACCGCGGAAACATTAAGCCTGGAAGCGTAGCGGATATTACAGTTATTGATATCAATACTTACCGTAAAGTAGATAAAAAGTTTGTATCACAGAGCGCGAACTCGCCGTTCGTCGGGTTCAACCTTACTGGCTATCCCGTACTTACCATCGTTAACGGGAAGATTGTGTATCAGTACAAGAAGTGA
- a CDS encoding Tat pathway signal protein, with protein MIWSYLIHLSFNMWVDWNNPDFQRPHISKENKFRTDEKTWDATVEALAKNGCNMLLIDVGDGVKLESHPEIAIRGAWSIDKFKKKIDAIRALGITPIPKLNFSATHDAWMGKYAHMVSSDIYYKVVSEIIEEVGDIFGQPEYFHLGMDEETLAHQKYQEFIVIRQFGLWWKDLYFYIDCAERTGARAWVWSDYIWKHPEMFVNKMPKSVLQNNWYYSLYFDVNTAPEPYRTYVAAYKKLEDAGYEHVAAGSNYYNDTNMQMTVEYCAKNLNQGLLKGFMQTPWRPTLPEVKDKLISAADQLGAAKKWYESNVK; from the coding sequence ATGATTTGGTCATATCTGATACACTTGAGTTTCAACATGTGGGTTGACTGGAATAATCCTGACTTCCAGAGGCCGCATATTTCTAAAGAAAATAAGTTTAGGACTGACGAAAAAACGTGGGATGCTACTGTCGAGGCATTAGCGAAAAACGGGTGTAATATGCTGCTTATCGACGTTGGGGACGGGGTTAAGCTTGAGAGCCATCCCGAGATCGCGATTCGCGGTGCATGGAGTATAGATAAGTTCAAGAAAAAAATTGATGCTATCCGCGCGTTGGGTATCACTCCAATACCGAAATTAAACTTTTCAGCAACACACGACGCGTGGATGGGTAAGTATGCGCATATGGTGTCTTCGGATATCTATTACAAAGTAGTATCAGAAATTATTGAAGAAGTGGGTGATATCTTCGGCCAGCCGGAGTACTTCCACCTCGGGATGGATGAAGAAACTCTGGCGCATCAGAAGTATCAGGAGTTTATTGTTATCCGCCAGTTCGGATTATGGTGGAAGGATTTGTATTTTTATATTGACTGCGCAGAACGTACCGGCGCACGGGCATGGGTGTGGTCAGACTATATATGGAAACACCCGGAGATGTTTGTAAATAAAATGCCGAAAAGTGTCCTTCAGAACAACTGGTATTATAGTTTGTATTTCGATGTTAATACTGCACCTGAACCGTATAGGACTTATGTAGCAGCGTATAAAAAGTTGGAGGACGCAGGGTATGAACATGTCGCAGCGGGGAGTAATTATTATAATGATACTAATATGCAGATGACTGTTGAGTATTGCGCTAAGAATTTGAATCAAGGGTTGTTAAAAGGTTTTATGCAGACACCGTGGAGGCCGACTCTGCCGGAAGTTAAGGATAAACTTATCTCCGCAGCGGATCAGCTTGGCGCAGCGAAAAAGTGGTATGAGAGTAATGTGAAGTAG
- a CDS encoding Tat pathway signal protein → CNMLIIDVGDAVKYESHPEISVPGAWDKKKVKAELKKIRELGMMPIPKLNFSAMHDPWLGQYSYMLSTDIYYKVTRDLIDECCSLFGKPKYFHLGMDEENMSNQRFLRHVLIRQYNLWWKDLYHLQKCVEDNNSRAWVWSDYLWDHPDWFLKKMPKDILQSNWYYRNKFSDDILGVKSYRTLEEHGYDQVPTGSNYSCPENMEMTAEYCSKIISPERLKGFMQTPWHPTLKHEKNHLEAAAVLLGKAKNIVEGK, encoded by the coding sequence TGTAATATGTTAATCATCGACGTCGGGGATGCTGTAAAATATGAAAGCCATCCTGAGATTTCAGTACCTGGTGCATGGGATAAGAAAAAAGTTAAAGCTGAACTAAAGAAAATACGTGAGCTCGGGATGATGCCGATACCAAAACTAAACTTTTCTGCGATGCACGACCCGTGGCTGGGGCAGTATTCTTATATGTTGTCTACAGATATTTATTATAAAGTTACCAGGGATTTGATTGACGAGTGTTGTTCACTGTTTGGAAAACCTAAGTATTTCCATCTCGGGATGGATGAAGAGAATATGAGTAACCAGCGGTTTCTCCGGCATGTTCTTATTAGGCAGTACAATCTGTGGTGGAAGGATCTTTATCATCTCCAAAAATGTGTGGAAGATAATAACTCGCGTGCTTGGGTGTGGTCCGATTATCTTTGGGATCATCCAGATTGGTTCCTAAAAAAAATGCCGAAGGATATTCTCCAGAGTAACTGGTATTACCGCAATAAGTTTAGTGATGATATTCTCGGGGTAAAATCGTACCGTACACTTGAGGAGCATGGGTATGACCAGGTGCCGACCGGGAGTAATTATTCATGTCCTGAAAATATGGAGATGACTGCGGAGTATTGCTCAAAGATTATTTCACCTGAAAGGTTGAAAGGGTTTATGCAGACGCCCTGGCATCCAACGCTAAAACATGAAAAAAACCATCTTGAAGCCGCGGCGGTATTGTTGGGGAAAGCTAAAAATATTGTGGAAGGGAAATAA
- the purE gene encoding 5-(carboxyamino)imidazole ribonucleotide mutase, with protein sequence MENVRVVIILGSDSDLKIAADATATLEQFGIPNYITIASAHRTPARVVELIQKYETSGAKVFIAIAGQAAHLPGVIASYTTLPVIGVPIKSAAVEGLDALLSIVQMPAGIPVATVGINNAKNAALLAVSILAVDDKKLAIKLADYRKKIGKQVEEKAINLDKLGYVKYIKSQVKK encoded by the coding sequence ATGGAAAACGTAAGAGTAGTTATAATACTCGGCAGTGATTCTGACCTAAAAATAGCGGCGGATGCAACCGCCACGCTTGAACAGTTCGGTATTCCAAACTACATCACTATTGCCTCAGCGCATCGTACACCCGCACGGGTGGTTGAGCTCATACAAAAGTATGAAACTTCAGGGGCTAAGGTGTTTATCGCGATTGCAGGACAGGCAGCGCATTTACCCGGTGTTATTGCTTCTTACACAACCCTACCCGTGATCGGTGTTCCAATAAAAAGCGCGGCTGTTGAAGGGCTTGACGCATTACTTTCTATTGTCCAGATGCCGGCAGGTATCCCTGTTGCCACAGTGGGGATAAACAACGCAAAGAACGCGGCATTACTCGCAGTATCGATTCTTGCGGTGGATGATAAAAAGTTGGCAATAAAACTTGCGGACTACCGCAAAAAAATAGGGAAACAGGTTGAAGAAAAAGCTATAAATCTTGATAAACTGGGTTATGTAAAATATATAAAATCGCAGGTGAAGAAGTGA
- a CDS encoding aspartate carbamoyltransferase catalytic subunit — translation MVRLISKDLLGLEYLSKQEIELILDTAKPFKEIFTRSIKKVPTLRGKTIVLLFYEASTRTRTSFELAAKRLSADTVNIAVATSSVVKGESLVDTGKTLEAMKADFVVIRHGMSGAPHLLGRTIKASVINAGDGWHEHPTQGLLDIFTIREKMGSVKGKKVVLVGDILHSRVARSNIWGLTKLGARITVCGPSTLIPGYVEQINGVEVEYNLDKAIKSADVINILRIQLERQKENLFPSIREYSLLYGIDEERLALAKNDVIIMHPGPMNRGIEITSDVADGVNSVIYEQVTNGIAVRMAVLFLLAGGETATADVVE, via the coding sequence ATGGTAAGGTTAATAAGTAAAGACCTTCTTGGGCTTGAGTACCTGTCAAAACAGGAGATCGAGCTTATACTCGATACCGCTAAACCGTTTAAAGAAATATTTACGAGGTCCATAAAAAAAGTTCCAACTCTCCGCGGGAAAACTATTGTGCTTTTGTTTTATGAAGCGTCAACACGTACACGCACGTCATTCGAACTTGCAGCGAAACGGTTAAGCGCTGATACCGTAAATATTGCGGTGGCTACTTCCAGTGTTGTAAAAGGTGAATCACTGGTGGATACCGGTAAAACTTTAGAGGCAATGAAAGCTGACTTCGTGGTCATCCGTCACGGGATGTCCGGAGCGCCGCATTTACTCGGGCGGACAATCAAAGCGTCAGTGATCAACGCGGGGGATGGCTGGCATGAACACCCAACCCAGGGGTTGCTCGATATTTTTACAATCCGTGAAAAAATGGGGTCTGTTAAAGGAAAAAAAGTTGTGCTCGTAGGTGATATACTTCACAGCCGTGTTGCACGGTCAAATATATGGGGCCTCACAAAACTTGGTGCACGGATTACCGTCTGCGGGCCGTCAACGTTAATACCGGGATATGTTGAACAAATTAATGGCGTGGAAGTTGAGTATAACCTGGATAAAGCGATTAAGTCAGCAGATGTGATTAATATATTGCGTATCCAGCTTGAACGGCAGAAAGAAAATTTGTTCCCGTCAATCCGTGAGTACAGTTTATTGTATGGTATTGATGAGGAACGGTTGGCGTTAGCTAAGAATGACGTTATTATTATGCATCCCGGCCCAATGAACCGCGGGATTGAGATAACGTCAGATGTTGCGGATGGTGTAAATTCTGTTATTTACGAACAAGTGACTAACGGTATAGCGGTACGTATGGCAGTACTGTTCCTTCTTGCTGGAGGGGAAACTGCTACCGCGGATGTTGTAGAGTAA
- the pyrR gene encoding bifunctional pyr operon transcriptional regulator/uracil phosphoribosyltransferase PyrR yields MNTQTTLVMKKKEIQRSIRRLANEIIENNGELSTLVIIGIRTRGEYIGRRIVEEIRKIEEINVPFGIMDITFYRDDVLGKLNKISEHPVVKGTDIMFDITKRTVVLVDDVLYTGRSVRAALDCLTDLGRPKRVQLAVLIDRGHRELPIQADFVGKVVQTKEQNEYVSVKLAEVDGVDKVELISGKK; encoded by the coding sequence GTGAATACTCAAACCACGTTGGTGATGAAGAAAAAAGAAATTCAGCGTTCCATCCGGAGGTTAGCGAATGAAATTATTGAGAATAATGGTGAATTAAGCACTCTTGTGATTATAGGTATCCGTACTAGGGGTGAGTATATCGGCCGCAGGATCGTTGAAGAAATTAGGAAAATTGAGGAAATTAATGTTCCATTTGGGATTATGGATATAACGTTTTACCGTGATGATGTACTTGGTAAACTAAACAAAATAAGTGAGCATCCAGTAGTTAAGGGTACGGATATTATGTTTGATATCACAAAACGTACTGTTGTGCTGGTAGATGATGTGTTGTATACCGGGCGTAGTGTACGCGCAGCATTGGATTGTTTAACCGATCTTGGACGTCCCAAACGTGTGCAGTTAGCGGTACTAATCGACCGTGGGCATCGGGAGTTGCCAATTCAGGCTGACTTTGTCGGGAAAGTTGTGCAGACAAAAGAACAAAATGAGTATGTGTCTGTTAAACTCGCAGAAGTTGATGGTGTGGATAAAGTAGAACTAATTTCAGGGAAGAAATGA